In Acipenser ruthenus chromosome 16, fAciRut3.2 maternal haplotype, whole genome shotgun sequence, the following proteins share a genomic window:
- the LOC117412035 gene encoding zinc finger protein ZIC 3-like: MTMLLDSGPQFSALGVGGFGTPRHHEMGGRDVGLALNPFGDSSHAAAFKLSPVAHEISCSQNSAFTPQASGYATALGHHHSGQMGSYSGGAFNSRDFLFRNRGAGIGESAATSAQHGIFAPSAGSLHGPGIADNPGHLLFPGLHDQPASHTSPNGHAVNSQMHLGLRGDIFGRPDPYRPVVSPRTDPYGTAQLHNYNHPINMNMGMNVPPHHGPGAFFRYMRPPVKQEMSCKWIDETQMNRPKKSCGRTFSSMHELVTHISMEHVGGPEQSNHICFWEDCPREGKSFKAKYKLVNHVRVHTGEKPFPCPFPGCGKIFARSENLKIHKRTHTGEKPFKCEFEGCDRRFANSSDRKKHMHVHTSDKPYICKVCDKSYTHPSSLRKHMKVHESQASESSPAASSGYESSTPPTLLSASTEDPSKTPPSAVQNTTAHNDGLPPNFNEWYV, encoded by the exons ATGACGATGTTACTTGACAGCGGTCCGCAGTTCTCTGCGCTTGGAGTTGGGGGGTTTGGCACACCGCGGCATCATGAGATGGGCGGCAGGGATGTTGGTCTGGCACTCAATCCCTTTGGAGATTCTTCCCATGCTGCGGCTTTCAAACTCAGCCCCGTGGCTCACGAAATCTCCTGCAGCCAGAACTCTGCGTTCACCCCGCAGGCATCTGGGTATGCGACTGCCCTTGGTCACCACCACTCTGGGCAGATGGGTTCGTACAGCGGCGGGGCGTTCAACTCCAGAGACTTCTTGTTTAGAAACCGCGGTGCTGGAATCGGGGAATCTGCAGCTACGAGCGCCCAGCATGGGATCTTTGCCCCTTCAGCGGGGAGTCTGCACGGACCAGGAATCGCCGACAACCCGGGTCACCTTTTATTTCCGGGGCTTCACGACCAGCCCGCCAGCCACACTTCGCCGAACGGACACGCAGTGAACAGCCAAATGCATCTGGGTTTGCGCGGGGACATATTTGGAAGACCAGATCCTTACAGACCCGTTGTGAGCCCACGGACAGACCCCTATGGCACTGCCCAGTTACACAACTACAACCACCCGATTAATATGAACATGGGGATGAACGTACCGCCGCACCACGGACCGGGGGCATTCTTTAGGTACATGAGGCCGCCTGTTAAGCAAGAGATGTCTTGCAAATGGATCGACGAGACCCAGATGAACCGACCCAAAAAGAGCTGCGGCAGAACTTTCAGCAGCATGCACGAGCTGGTGACACACATCTCCATGGAGCACGTCGGCGGACCCGAGCAAAGTAACCACATCTGCTTCTGGGAGGACTGTCCGAGAGAAGGGAAGTCTTTTAAAGCCAAGTACAAACTGGTGAATCATGTCAGAgtccacacgggagagaaaccctTTCCCTGTCCCTTCCCCGGCTGTGGAAAAATATTTGCCAGGTCCGAAAATCTGAAAATTCACAAAAGAACTCATACAG GTGAAAAACCATTTAAATGCGAGTTCGAAGGCTGTGATAGACGCTTCGCAAACAGCAGTGACAGAAAGAAGCACATGCACGTGCACACTTCGGACAAACCTTACATCTGCAAAGTGTGCGACAAGTCTTACACACACCCAAGCTCGCTCAGGAAACACATGAAG GTTCACGAGTCTCAAGCCTCAGAATCGTCTCCAGCGGCAAGTTCGGGGTACGAGTCGTCTACACCTCCAACTCTTCTGTCTGCGAGCACTGAAGACCCCTCAAAAACACCACCGTCCGCAGTACAAAACACAACCGCGCACAACGACGGACTTCCACCCAACTTTAATGAATGGTACGTTTGA